A single window of Xylocopa sonorina isolate GNS202 chromosome 5, iyXylSono1_principal, whole genome shotgun sequence DNA harbors:
- the Sev gene encoding receptor protein-tyrosine kinase sevenless isoform X2, which produces MLAKGLCVLLTVLALAGSVSALLPEDFEDRSTPANLQEECASKCPELDLNQNRTDDSSSKLGCGVRCKIDQCRKGCGAWQRALDTSCQAVCNGTQELLPPKELYCVLGCHDALNRYFQQLKAEIGTPPAPALVADSLTATSLRLEWKGIDIERRGGGISYLVQWRYEELAETWQYCRNQSWGEDDQILVENLQPYTKYRFRVALLLKSSQHNPEPIVSAPSVVIRTLAAGLPTSAPVIVRAVAVDSCRASVSWEPGPFPNGPLLSYVLRLQGADHSQLKDIPVSENTDHYMFQNLEPNKNYSISVTMRNGVGEGPPAVVYVTTTPEPAVKDTQEPILILGGQHVVMKQDADMLDDPSVIYKNTSIIRGVAIHIASAQLFISDSLGYVYRTSITKPTQPTVILSPSQANFKPLSLSVDWLNLHLYILGEVKHATTVWQIARCNLDGRGLTVAVAGFLTRPTHIEVDPYNGYLFWVTRGGLYRLDLADISNGVKHEVQPYLILEDPDLGAFTVDHTNFRLLVPHHIQNTVISVSLDGREVLNLRGNTQQPKFKNVVSLAMANGLFYWTNGEEVLIEGYHSGQNRYFHNAYPDRSNGSFVSVNVLMDASQPVPVPVNPPTGVQAVLGVERAKVSWQAPHLLGGQGKGAWQNWSYELEIKDESTGETIRQKDIAGSSHTVHKLREKSEYSIKAAAYTSAGRGPWSTEFRGRTLRYGSHASILWSANEGLLRSDVTGENIDTLIYKTSLKETEVDYHIVDVSWYKDVLYIVGNNSALYRYNITNHQKSKMNIHSVGSVAVDWISKKLYWANPKQQIITRANLNGSHQEPMSILAIVKELMIDSLEAYLYWSTGHAVEVARLNGQDRRYYHSDEIFNGKQVMGLTLDTENRYVYWIVRSYESGSIVYRAPTSERIPMSRKIVPEKVSALQHPNMQGPLCYFSEHLLWLQDDRNAVIGDLFGQNTAIINGITLSGLNMVAIMDPALHQYPKNLTSETVVVLPNAVSYNSIRVKGTWRNFNISWDPVENINYGTVFYEVKFADYINTNSNPEITTETSMPYNNSEQILPYSILEVTVKAFTYWETAHHTRKILRSPQSVPSQPTNPRAFIEFHKEPLSENVEIFAIFRWDQPEFTNGLITGYTVQCWFKENNLELQICGQSLIPSTLLEHTVQDLLPNTTYYFQVRAHTEIGAGPYTDVINVSTIYENPVPQLLVATLDAVRISDLDQEVNYTITRHVAVEVTYLAAESNVYWINEMQELVTSDLNGANVTKMLTLNNTALSITADWVARHLYWSESSYREIGGKIMKLDLTMWQAGILKYENIANASRRIVNLDILPSTGSLYWIELTKKDGGVIMQSDLNGKALQPFFNHKNDCSCPFRPSVVPVMTIDSTNYQKPVMYWISMEGHLNIADIDGCECSLIASAGFNKGLPPTSLTVDKMNIYWSNTTEDQIYFINKKYPDDGDIKHFYLPSVRSIKALGKSLQTYPIANCLIPRQVSYNVEEKNKTASSITVRFPQPVPQFGCEVYSLPTTLYTVYVSQCLENDPNMCEDSDRTKLQTYETTYEVKDLKPFTKYRLKLALSNYYADLESMSLEFGSGVVLRTEAGTPTAPENVTVEALTPTSAIVYWMPPKVLNAAAVRYEVHWRLDNVINGARQKGEQFIKGNERTADGRFFTILEPWLPDQKYIVFVRAYPAHGNDNYSVSLGQEVMMYPEPNNLTVAGVSVNSMNVSWVPTIGLMVRYTLEYKDVAVEDWQVANDSKMEDDKVTYFIKKLQPRTLYKFRLLLRYPNYKKDFVWPSDGRFTFQTLGDVPSAPGMPTVTKLRNSVYQLNWEPAQAHGSQITLYRVGGMKISEMNGQIDFNENASWKLYYNGTDNYWIITGEMNDKYRFRVQAKNAYGFGAWSRSSPIIDLTEATGGILAAQQHLGLVLGLSVPVIIIMLICFCYFLCLYRQRKEDKKAVLPPLVSDVELATLREIPRGNFVQSNALYASTLQNDPDDSTLPKIRREQITLAKFLGSGAFGEVFQGNAKDLERPGVTPVAIKTLRKGASAQEKTEFLQEARLMSHFRHKHVLRLLGVCLDTDPPLLVLELMEAGDLLSYLRASRSLQPLDPHALRLQDLLAMCEDVARGCRYLEELHFVHRDLACRNCLVSARDRENRVVKIGDFGLARDIYKNDYYRKEGEGLLPVRWMAPESLVDGVFTSQSDVWAFGVLMWEITSLGQQPYPARTNIEVLHHVRAGGRLPQPLNCPPALHQLMLRCWSAADSRPSFKACLENIVSLRSTIEDAPLSPVHAGHYLARRGNSWKSSSSESSRDMQPFLQNSHNAALTSQSGEVPKYLELLADNEDIIPRENSTNGYEVPRSVHISDQNLSNLNKASLNADAKNNLHSDASQEQKDASIDAKEQTERKCDKRSSISSLNLPERKRASIASMTEKCNTLDSSKLTNPTIKAILKRDSFTSLTDHRKNKRNMSERRGSEISLEGRSSSSLSSNISLAPPTRPSSSLISSQNVLPLKNSVIGGTGESNDNNVTKSSLPKIQRTHSNLQNGKANIPLVINSALLNLLRQTPVVEDSNNIVTYTNINTDAVRVNGS; this is translated from the exons TGCAGAAAAGGATGTGGAGCGTGGCAACGAGCACTCGACACGAGCTGTCAAGCAGTCTGC AATGGAACGCAAGAATTGCTGCCTCCCAAAGAATTATACTGTGTTCTGGGTTGTCACGACGCGCTGAATCGTTACTTTCAGCAACTGAAAG CGGAAATAGGTACTCCACCGGCACCAGCACTGGTCGCGGATTCGTTGACCGCGACTTCCCTGCGCCTCGAATGGAAGGGAATAGACATCGAAAGACGTGGCGGAGGCATATCGTACTTAGTGCAATGGAGGTACGAGGAACTGGCTGAGACCTGGCAATACTGTAGGAATCAATCGTGGGGAGAGGATGATCAGATTCTGGTCGAGAATCTGCAACCGTACACGAAATACAGG TTTCGCGTAGCGTTGCTCCTAAAATCGTCACAGCACAATCCTGAACCTATCGTCTCCGCTCCAAGCGTCGTGATACGAACGCTGGCGGCTGGTTTACCAACCTCAGCACCGGTAATTGTAAGAGCGGTGGCGGTAGACAGCTGCCGCGCCTCTGTGTCTTGGGAACCGGGCCCTTTCCCGAATGGGCCACTTTTGTCTTATGTCCTGCGTCTGCAAGGGGCTGATCACTCCCAGCTTAAG GATATACCAGTCTCCGAAAATACAGATCACTACATGTTCCAAAATCTCGAGCCGAACAAGAATTACTCCATAAGCGTAACCATGAGGAACGGAGTTGGCGAAGGTCCCCCTGCTGTAGTTTATGTCACGACTACTCCAGAACCGGCTG TGAAGGATACGCAAGAACCAATCTTGATTCTTGGCGGCCAACATGTGGTTATGAAGCAGGATGCGGACATGTTGGACGATCCCAGCGTGATTTACAAGAACACGAGCATAATTCGTGGAGTCGCGATTCACATAGCGTCTGCACAGCTGTTCATTTCTGACTCCCTGGGATACGTGTACAGAACGTCGATCACGAAACCCACTCAGCCCACGGTGATACTCAGCCCCAGTCAAGCAAACTTCAAGCCCCTCAGCCTGTCGGTCGACTGGTTGAACCTTCACTTGTACATCTTGGGCGAGGTGAAACACGCGACCACTGTCTGGCAGATAGCTAGATGCAATCTGGACGGAAGAGGTTTGACGGTGGCTGTGGCAGGTTTCTTAACGCGACCCACGCATATCGAGGTTGATCCTTACAATGGTTACTTGTTCTGGGTCACCAGGGGTGGTTTGTACCGTCTGGATCTGGCTGACATAAGTAACGGGGTGAAGCACGAG GTTCAGCCATACTTAATTCTAGAAGACCCCGATCTGGGTGCCTTCACTGTCGATCACACGAATTTCCGTCTACTGGTACCTCATCACATCCAGAACACCGTGATATCAGTCTCCCTGGATGGTCGCGAAGTGTTGAATCTTCGTGGCAACACGCAACAACCGAAATTCAAGAACGTGGTCTCCCTGGCTATGGCGAACGGTCTATTTTATTGGACGAATGGGGAGGAAGTACTGATAGAGGGTTACCATTCCGGGCAGAATAGATACTTCCACAATGCATACCCCGATAG GTCGAACGGTTCATTTGTCAGCGTCAATGTACTCATGGACGCGAGCCAGCCGGTTCCTGTACCGGTGAACCCGCCGACGGGCGTGCAAGCTGTCCTCGGGGTGGAGAGGGCCAAAGTTTCTTGGCAGGCGCCTCACCTTTTGGGCGGTCAGGGCAAAGGCGCCTGGCAGAATTGGTCCTACGAGCTGGAGATTAAAGACGAGTCCACAGGGGAGACGATCCGTCAGAAAGATATCGCTGGCTCGTCTCACACGGTGCACAAGCTTCGAGAGAAATCGGAGTACTCGATCAAAGCTGCAGCTTACACTAGCGCTGGCAGAGGACCTTGGTCCACTGAGTTCAGGGGCAGAACGTTGAG GTACGGATCgcacgcgtctattttgtggTCCGCAAACGAAGGTCTCTTAAGAAGCGATGTAACTGGAGAGAATATCGATACCTTGATCTATAAAACAAGCTTGAAGGAGACGGAGGTTGATTATCACATCGTTGACGTCAGCTGGTACAAGGACGTGCTGTACATCGTGGGCAACAATTCTGCATTGTATCGATACAATATCACAAACCATCAAAAATCAAAAATGAACATTCACTCGGTTGGGAGCGTTGCTGTCGACTGGATATCGAAGAAGTTGTACTGGGCTAACCCAAAGCAACAAATT ATAACGAGAGCGAATTTAAATGGATCACACCAAGAACCCATGTCGATTCTGGCCATCGTTAAGGAACTGATGATCGACTCTTTGGAGGCGTATCTGTATTGGTCCACGGGTCACGCTGTTGAAGTGGCACGTTTAAACGGCCAAGACAGAAGATACTACCATTCGGATGAAATATTTAACGGGAAACAAGTGATGGGCTTAACGTTGGACACGGAAAACAGATACGTTTATTGGATCGTTCGAAGCTACGAGAGTGGGTCCATTGTTTATCGAGCACCAACATCCGAAAGGATTCCGATGAGTCGCAAGATCGTGCCTGAAAAG GTTTCAGCTTTGCAACATCCAAATATGCAAGGCCCCCTATGCTACTTCTCGGAACACCTTCTGTGGCTCCAAGACGACCGGAACGCGGTGATAGGTGATCTGTTTGGCCAGAACACGGCCATAATAAATGGTATCACTTTGTCTGGCCTTAATATGGTGGCAATCATGGATCCAGCGCTTCATCAGTATCCCAAGAACCTCACGTCGGAAACCGTGGTGGTGTTGCCAAACGCGGTGAGCTATAACAGTATTAGAGTGAAAGGGACCTGGCGGAACTTCAACATATCATGGGATCCAGTGGAGAACATCAATTACGGGACCGTATTCTACGAAGTGAAATTCGCCGATTACATCAACACCAACTCGAACCCGGAAATAACAACGGAGACCTCGATGCCTTACAATAATTCAGAGCAGATCTTGCCCTATTCGATTCTGGAGGTGACTGTGAAAGCGTTTACGTATTGGGAGACCGCGCACCATACCAGGAAGATACTCAGGTCACCGCAGAGTGTACCGAGCCAGCCAACGAATCCTAGAGCGTTCATAGAGTTTCACAAGGAACCACTTAGCGAAAATGTTGAAATATTTGCGATATTTAG ATGGGACCAGCCAGAATTCACGAACGGTCTGATCACCGGATACACGGTGCAGTGTTGGTTTAAAGAGAATAACCTGGAGCTACAGATATGCGGCCAGTCCTTGATCCCGTCTACGTTGCTGGAGCATACGGTCCAGGACCTCTTGCCAAATACGACCTACTACTTTCAAGTTCGAGCACACACGGAGATTGGCGCCGGACCATACACCGACGTGATCAACGTTTCAACGATATACGAGAATCCGGTACCGCAATTGCTGGTAGCCACGCTGGACGCGGTCAGAATATCCGATTTAGACCAGGAAGTGAACTACACCATCACGCGACACGTCGCGGTCGAGGTAACCTACCTGGCCGCGGAGAGTAACGTTTATTGGATCAACGAGATGCAGGAATTGGTAACCTCCGATTTGAACGGTGCGAACGTCACTAAAATGTTAACTCTGAACAATACCGCGCTCAGCATAACCGCTGATTGGGTTGCGAGGCATCTGTACTGGTCTGAGTCGAGTTATCGAGAAATCGGTGGTAAAATCATGAAGTTGGACCTGACCATGTGGCAAGCTGGAATTCTTAAGTACGAAAACATCGCTAACGCGAGCAGACGTATCGTGAATTTGGATATATTGCCATCCACAGG GTCCTTGTATTGGATAGAACTGACTAAAAAAGACGGCGGAGTAATAATGCAGTCAGATTTGAACGGAAAAGCTCTTCAACCGTTCTTCAATCATAAGAATGATTGTTCCTGTCCGTTCAGACCGTCCGTGGTCCCTGTGATGACAATCGACAGTACGAATTATCAGAAACCAGTGATGTACTGGATTTCGATGGAAGGGCACCTGAACATCGCTGACATCGACGGATGCGAATGTAGTTTGATCGCTAGCGCTGGTTTCAACAAAGGATTGCCACCTACGTCGTTGACCGTCGACAAGATGAACATCTATTGGTCGAACACGACGGAGGACCAGATTTACTTTATAAACAAAAAGTATCCCGATGACGGAGATATCAAGCACTTCTATCTACCATCCGTACGAAGCATCAAAGCGCTAGGGAAATCTCTGCAAACTTATCCGATCGCGAACTGTCTAATCCCTCGCCAAGTGTCTTACAACGTGGAAGAAAAGAACAAAACGGCGAGCAGCATCACCGTCCGATTTCCGCAGCCTGTCCCTCAGTTTGGCTGCGAGGTGTACAGCTTGCCCACGACGCTGTACACCGTGTACGTCTCTCAATGCTTGGAGAACGACCCCAACATGTGCGAGGATAGTGACAGAACGAAGCTGCAAACTTACGAAACGACATACGAAGTAAAGGATCTGAAGCCATTCACGAAGTACAGATTGAAACTGGCGTTAAGTAATTACTACGCCGACTTAGAGTCGATGAGCTTGGAGTTCGGTTCGGGTGTCGTGTTGAGAACCGAGGCAGGCACTCCAACGGCTCCGGAAAACGTAACCGTCGAGGCTCTGACGCCAACTTCGGCCATCGTGTACTGGATGCCGCCAAAGGTGTTAAATGCCGCGGCGGTACGATACGAAGTACATTGGAGACTGGACAATGTGATTAATGGCGCACGGCAGAAGGGGGAACAGTTTATAAAGGGTAACGAACGCACAGCTGATGGGAGATTCTTCACTATATTGGAACCATGGCTGCCCGATCAAAAGTACATTGTGTTCGTTCGCGCTTATCCAGCTCACGGCAACGACAATTACAGCGTGAGTCTTGGGCAAGAAGTCATGATGTACCCGGAGCCGAATAATTTAACGGTAGCCGGAGTCAGCGTGAACAGTATGAACGTATCTTGGGTACCAACCATCGGCTTGATGGTCAGGTACACGTTGGAGTACAAGGACGTCGCCGTGGAGGATTGGCAAGTGGCGAACGATTCCAAGATGGAGGATGACAAAGTGACGTACTTCATCAAGAAATTGCAACCGCGAACTCTGTACAAATTCCGTCTGCTATTGAGATACCCGAATTATAAGAAGGACTTCGTGTGGCCATCCGATGGAAGGTTCACGTTTCAAACGCTAG GTGATGTACCAAGTGCTCCAGGAATGCCTACGGTGACTAAACTCCGCAATTCCGTTTACCAATTGAACTGGGAGCCTGCGCAAGCTCACGGCTCGCAGATCACGTTGTACCGCGTTGGGGGTATGAAGATCAGCGAGATGAACGGGCAAATAGACTTCAACGAGAACGCAAGCTGGAAGTTGTACTACAACGGGACGGACAACTATTGGATAATCACTGGAGAGATGAACGACAAGTATCGGTTTCGTGTTCAAGCAAAAAATGCGTACGGATTCGGGGCTTGGAGCAGATCGAGCCCGATCATTGACTTAACGGAAGCTACCGGAGGAATACTGGCTGCACAGCAGCACCTCGGCTTAGTCTTGGGACTCAGCGTCCCCGTTATCATTATTATGCTCATTTGCTTCTGTTATTTCCTTTGCC TGTACCGGCAACGCAAAGAGGACAAAAAGGCGGTGTTACCTCCGTTAGTGAGCGACGTTGAGCTAGCGACTCTCCGTGAAATACCACGGGGGAATTTTGTTCAGTCCAACGCGTTATACGCTTCCACCTTGCAAAATGACCCGGATGACTCTACGCTTCCTAAAATCAGAAGGGAACAGATCACGTTAGCGAAGTTTTTGGGTAGCGGAGCATTTGGAGAA GTATTTCAAGGGAACGCAAAGGATTTAGAGAGGCCAGGAGTAACGCCAGTTGCAATAAAAACGCTTCGAAAGGGAGCCTCGGCTCAGGAAAAGACAGAGTTCCTTCAGGAGGCTCGATTGATGAGCCATTTCCGACATAAACACGTGCTCAGACTTCTGGGAGTTTGCTTAGACACAGACCCACCCCTGTTGGTATTGGAACTGATGGAAGCAGGAGATTTGCTGAGCTATCTAAGAGCAAGTCGATCTTTACAACCGTTGGATCCACACGCTTTACGTCTACAAGATTTACTCGCTATGTGCGAGGACGTGGCGAGAGGATGTCGTTACTTGGAGGAGCTCCACTTTGTACATAGAGATCTCGCGTGCAGAAACTGTCTGGTGTCTGCCAGAGATCGAGAGAATCGTGTCGTTAAGATCGGTGATTTTGGACTTGCCAGAGACATATACAAAAACGATTACTATCGAAAA GAAGGGGAGGGATTACTGCCGGTTAGGTGGATGGCGCCTGAGTCCTTAGTTGATGGCGTGTTTACCTCGCAGAGCGATGTATGGGCGTTTGGTGTGCTAATGTGGGAAATTACGTCTTTGGGTCAGCAACCATATCCTGCCAGAACGAATATTGAAGTGTTGCACCACGTGCGAGCAGGTGGAAGACTGCCTCAACCTCTAAACTGTCCACCAGCCTTACATCAGCTGATGTTGCGTTGTTGGAGCGCTGCTGATTCGAGGCCAAGCTTTAAAGCTTGCCTTGAGAATATAGTTAGTCTTCGAAGTACAATAGAAGACGCGCCGTTGAGTCCAGTTCACGCTGGCCATTACTTGGCCAGAAGAG GAAATTCATGGAAATCCAGCAGCTCGGAAAGCAGTCGAGATATGCAACCGTTCCTCCAGAATTCCCATAACGCAGCGCTTACGTCACAATCGGGTGAAGTACCGAAATATCTAGAGTTATTAGCGGATAACGAGGACATTATTCCAAGGGAGAATTCAACGAACGGATACGAAGTGCCACGGTCGGTTCATATCTCTGATCAAAATTTATCTAATCTGAATAAAGCTAGCTTAAACGCAGATGCGAAGAACAATTTGCATTCTGATGCATCGCAAGAGCAAAAGGATGCTTCGATCGATGCTAAAGAGCAGACGGAGAGAAAGTGTGATAAGAGATCGTCGATATCCAGTTTGAATTTGCCAGAACGTAAAAGAGCATCGATCGCAAGTATGACTGAAAAATGTAACACTTTAGATAGCTCGAAGTTAACTAATCCCACTATCAAGGCGATCTTGAAGAGAGATTCCTTTACGTCATTGACTGATCATCGAAAGAATAAAAGAAACATGTCCGAACGACGAGGATCCGAAATAAGCTTAGAAGGTAGAAGTTCTAGTTCTTTAAGCTCGAACATTAGTTTAGCTCCACCCACTCGACCTAGTTCATCGTTAATTAGTTCACAAAATGTTCTTCCGTTAAAGAACAGCGTTATTGGAGGGACCGGAGAATCAAACGACAATAACGTTACGAAGAGCTCGTTGCCAAAAATTCAAAGGACTCATTCCAACTTACAAAATGGTAAAGCTAATATTCCTTTGGTGATAAACAGTGCGCTATTGAATTTATTGAGGCAAACTCCGGTTGTTGAAGATAGTAATAATATAGTTACGTATACGAATATCAATACAGATGCTGTTAGAGTAAATGGATCGTGA